A single genomic interval of Mangifera indica cultivar Alphonso chromosome 5, CATAS_Mindica_2.1, whole genome shotgun sequence harbors:
- the LOC123216608 gene encoding glutathione S-transferase F8, chloroplastic-like isoform X1 — protein MAVLKVHGAVFSTASMRVFACLYEKDLDFQFILVNMRAGEHKSETFLSLNPFGQVPALEVGDQKLFESRAITQYIAEEYADKGTQLTCLGKAKAPLLVWKEVEAHQFDPVASKLSWELVFKPMFGQTTDPAVVEENEAKLCKVLDIYEARLAQSKYLACDCFTLADMHHLPNLHYLMGTPVKKLFDSRPHVGAWVADISSRPAWSKVIAMQKQ, from the exons ATGGCAGTCTTGAAAGTTCACGGTGCTGTTTTCTCCACAGCTTCAATGCGTGTTTTTGCTTGCCTTTACGAGAAGGATCTTGATTTCCAATTTATTCTGGTAAACATGAGAGCTGGTGAACACAAATCTGAAACGTTTCTTTCCCTCAAT CCATTTGGTCAAGTCCCAGCGTTAGAAGTTGGAGACCAGAAGCTATTTg AATCGAGGGCAATTACCCAATACATTGCTGAGGAGTATGCTGACAAGGGCACTCAGTTGACATGCCTAGGTAAGGCCAAAGCTCCGCTTTTGGTATGGAAGGAGGTGGAAGCACACCAATTCGACCCTGTGGCATCTAAATTGAGCTGGGAGCTAGTATTTAAGCCAATGTTTGGCCAGACTACGGATCCAGCTGTGGTTGAAGAGAATGAAGCTAAGCTATGCAAGGTCTTAGACATCTACGAGGCTCGATTGGCTCAGTCCAAGTACTTGGCTTGCGACTGCTTCACCTTAGCGGATATGCATCACCTCCCTAATTTACATTACTTGATGGGGACACCAGTGAAAAAGCTATTTGATTCACGCCCTCATGTCGGTGCCTGGGTTGCAGATATTTCATCGAGACCAGCTTGGTCCAAGGTTATTGCAATGCAGAAGCAATAG
- the LOC123216626 gene encoding dephospho-CoA kinase-like: protein MRIVGLTGGIASGKSTVSNLFRANDIPVVDADIVARDVLKKGTGGWKKAVACFGEEILLSNGEVDRPKLGQIVFSDPDKRQLLNRLLAPYISSGIFFEVLKLWIKGFKVIVLDVPLLFEAKIDKWTNPIIVVWVDPETQLQRLMGRDRTSEEDARNRINAQMPLDIKRSKADIVIDNTGSLDDLNEQFRKVLFQVTRPLTWTEFWLSRQGAFSTLASVIIGVLICRKTFSKL, encoded by the exons ATGAGAATCGTAGGACTGACTGGCGGAATTGCATCTGGGAAGAGTACGGTCTCCAACCTCTTCAGGGCCAATGACATACCCGTTGTTGACGCCGACATCGTTGCTCGT GATGTATTAAAGAAAGGCACCGGTGGTTGGAAAAAGGCTGTTGCATGTTTTGGAGAGGAGATTTTATTATCTAACGGAGAAGTGGATAGGCCAAAACTCGGCCAAATTGTATTCTCTGATCCTGACAAGCGCCAACTGCTTAACCG GTTATTGGCTCCTTATATCTCCTCTGGCATCTTTTTTGAGGTTCTAAAACTGTGGATAAAGGGATTTAAGGTTATTGTTCTTGATGTACCTTTGTTATTTGAGGCTAAAATAGATAAATGGACAAATCCTATTATTGTTGTATGGGTTGATCCTGAAACACAACTTCAACGGCTTATGGGAAGAGATAGAACAAGTGAGGAGGATGCCAGAAATAGGATAAATGCTCAGATGCCATTGGACATTAAAAGGAGCAAGGCAGATATTGTGATTGATAACACTGGATCACTGGATGATTTGAATGAGCAGTTCCGGAAAGTATTATTCCAGGTCACAAGACCTTTGACTTGGACTGAATTCTGGCTTTCGAGGCAGGGAGCTTTTTCGACTCTTGCTTCTGTTATTATAGGTGTTCTTATATGCAGAAAGACTTTTAGCAAATTATGA